The nucleotide window ATATAATGCTGATCTTTCTTTGCAATTCCGCAATGATCAGCCTTGTAGGTGGAATCATAGGTATTCTCCTTGGCACAGTTGCAGTACAGGCAGTTCTTTTCTTCATATCTATAAAAATGAATGCTCCCTTTGAATTTGCCCTCAGCTTTAAAGCTACCTTTATTTCGACCTTAGTTTCCATAGTTGTAGGTCTGATTGCAGGTCTTGTGCCTGCAAAAAATGCATCTGAACTGAAACCCGTGGACGCACTGAGATATGAATGAAAGATTAGAAAAGATGCCTTCCAGAGATCATTTCATCTGAAAGGTTGTAAGAAAGTAATAGAGAATAGAAAGGAAAAAGGAACAGAGAAAGAACAGAAAAAGCAGGGAAAAAATTAGAGAAATTAGAGAAATTAGAGAAATTAGAGAAATTAGAGAAATTAGAGAAATTAGAGAAAAAAGTAGAGAAAGAATTAGAGAAAGAATTAGAGAAAGAATTAGAGAAAGAATTAGAGAAAAGTAGAGAAAAGTAGAGAAAAAATAGAGAAGGGATAAAGAAGGAGGTGGTTATAACTCAAGAATATATTTTTTAACTAAGTATAAAGAATTCTATGAAAAACTATATATATGATCTAAAATATGAGAGCCAGTGGATATAGGAGATAAAATGGATAGTATCAAATTATTTAAAAGAGTCACTGATAGCATCAGTATAATCTTTCTTTATATACTACTGCTGGCTTTAGTTATGGGAATGGTAAAGACCTTGCTGGATATCCGTCTCATTATTTTTGAGTCTCTCGAAAGCGGATTCAGTCAAATGGTAACAAGTGTACTGACGGTTTTTATTGTAATTGACCTTTTCAAAGCTTTTGTTGATTATCAGGAAAATGACAGGATCAGACTTACGGACATCACAGATGCCACGATATTTATAGTCCTGCGTGAAATCGCAGTCGGCCTTTATTCAAAGGAATTCGGATATGAATTTATTTTAAGTCTTGCGGCATTACTATTTGTACTCAGTATAATGAGAGTGCTTGCTATCAAATATTCTCCGGCAAAGTCTCGGGCTCCCGGATCTCATACCGCTGTACAGAGTGAAGGACAGCCTGCAAAGCAGGGCGTTAGTGCCGTCTTAGATAAATTCAAAGCTGCCTCCGAAAGTAATTAACTTCTTTTTTAAAACGCTTGAGTAGTTCATATTTACTGGAATTTCCATTCTGTCTCAAGAAGACA belongs to Methanosarcina barkeri 3 and includes:
- a CDS encoding phosphate-starvation-inducible PsiE family protein codes for the protein MDSIKLFKRVTDSISIIFLYILLLALVMGMVKTLLDIRLIIFESLESGFSQMVTSVLTVFIVIDLFKAFVDYQENDRIRLTDITDATIFIVLREIAVGLYSKEFGYEFILSLAALLFVLSIMRVLAIKYSPAKSRAPGSHTAVQSEGQPAKQGVSAVLDKFKAASESN